The Sphingobium sp. BYY-5 genome includes a window with the following:
- a CDS encoding TonB-dependent receptor, giving the protein MNRQYKLVLMASAALITISNPVFAQTRVGTSAQGEETAASADIVVTGTLTARAPVSVAVSTLDTATLQQSVPASAADLLRNVPGVFVNSALGEVRNIVYSRGISANSTEASTGYYYVSLQEDGLPVTNVTTTNYTPDFFYRQDLSLERLEALRGGTAVVTGPNAPGGIFNYISKTGKDDPGLEMRVRLGLEGNGRYPYYRIDARAGGQIGTSDLYYSISSFYRHSKGARDNEYPMNRGGHVKGNLLWDYGNGSVLLYGKYQDDRNAFYEFQPAVDFSDPRLAPGISRYDSFLVPAAPHNYVETINGPVKGWNGRNLVRSTVKMIGMKFDHTTDSGWTVRNNFKANWNKADYDSTALAFALPITDSFTNTLLNTSANGIYSYRDLVTGQVLAQVQNVNGTRTVLSSSLPNAQVIANPIITQTAFNFDPKVREIMDQFSISKKLDRGSITLGAFLADATVSQAGGGAGFGVSTLQNQPHMLGITLTTPGGVVKDVTNSAGFAGIGQRFLGVPYRGKQRQFSIFGGADYEILNGLTVEGALRYEYIRNKGSNDVAIANPQSGNSAYGGLDGNPNTLFDNFAVTYLTPFQYRFSLDFLSFSAATTYKFDNNNSIYVRYSQGKKAPDFGFFTAYDTLPELQNVVPIPQKIQQIEAGYRFRQGPLRATLTPFYSKLSNVGTTAFGTNVDGTSYVPAPLLSSTKTYGVELEADANLIESLNLRVALTLQDSKSKGFATYNFGAPGPQDDTIVAVPDGKADNAAKIMSTSTLRYTPNEAFSTFVTWRYLGKRPANRYNAFNLPAYHEVDLGMNWNLTENISVGANVNNVFNSKGVLSWAPSGALLAALNRQNLTPAQVAANPTAPFNILLNQARSFFLTLGAKF; this is encoded by the coding sequence ATGAACCGTCAATATAAATTAGTCCTAATGGCTAGCGCGGCGTTGATTACTATTAGTAATCCGGTTTTTGCACAGACTCGTGTCGGAACATCGGCACAAGGTGAAGAAACAGCAGCTTCCGCAGATATCGTCGTAACTGGAACGCTTACCGCGCGCGCGCCGGTTTCGGTGGCGGTTTCCACGCTCGATACCGCCACCTTGCAGCAGTCCGTACCGGCCAGTGCTGCCGATCTACTGCGCAATGTTCCGGGTGTGTTCGTCAACTCCGCCCTCGGCGAAGTGCGAAACATTGTCTACTCGCGCGGCATTTCGGCCAATTCGACGGAGGCGTCGACAGGCTATTATTACGTGTCTTTGCAGGAAGACGGCCTGCCGGTCACGAACGTGACGACCACCAACTATACGCCGGACTTCTTCTATCGGCAGGACCTCAGCCTCGAGCGGCTGGAGGCTCTGCGCGGCGGCACCGCGGTCGTCACTGGCCCCAATGCGCCTGGCGGCATCTTCAACTATATCTCCAAGACTGGAAAGGACGATCCGGGCCTCGAAATGCGGGTTCGTCTCGGCTTGGAAGGCAATGGCCGCTATCCTTATTACCGCATCGACGCGCGCGCAGGCGGCCAGATCGGTACGAGCGATCTCTACTATAGTATCAGCAGTTTTTACCGCCACAGCAAGGGCGCCCGCGACAACGAATATCCGATGAACCGCGGTGGCCATGTGAAAGGCAATCTGCTGTGGGACTATGGCAACGGATCGGTCCTTCTGTACGGCAAATATCAGGATGATCGGAACGCGTTCTACGAGTTCCAACCTGCCGTCGATTTCAGCGATCCACGCCTTGCGCCAGGCATCTCACGCTATGATTCGTTTCTGGTCCCGGCCGCTCCCCACAACTATGTCGAAACCATCAATGGTCCGGTCAAGGGATGGAACGGTCGCAACCTCGTTCGTTCTACGGTCAAGATGATAGGCATGAAGTTTGATCACACCACCGACAGCGGATGGACGGTGCGCAATAATTTCAAGGCCAACTGGAACAAGGCGGACTATGACAGCACGGCGCTGGCATTTGCCCTGCCGATCACCGACAGCTTCACCAACACGCTTCTGAACACGTCTGCCAACGGGATTTACTCTTATCGCGATTTGGTGACGGGCCAGGTTCTTGCCCAGGTTCAGAACGTCAACGGAACGCGCACCGTCCTGTCCAGTTCCTTGCCCAATGCGCAGGTGATCGCCAATCCCATCATCACCCAGACCGCATTCAACTTCGATCCCAAGGTCCGCGAGATCATGGATCAGTTCAGTATTTCCAAAAAGCTGGACCGGGGAAGCATCACGCTCGGCGCGTTTCTGGCCGACGCCACCGTCAGCCAAGCAGGTGGCGGCGCAGGCTTCGGCGTTTCGACCCTTCAAAATCAGCCGCATATGCTGGGCATAACACTCACCACTCCGGGCGGTGTGGTCAAGGATGTGACGAATTCCGCAGGTTTTGCCGGTATCGGCCAACGGTTTCTTGGCGTGCCCTATCGCGGGAAGCAGCGGCAGTTTTCGATCTTCGGCGGCGCCGACTACGAAATTCTGAACGGGCTCACGGTCGAAGGTGCGCTGCGCTACGAGTATATCCGCAACAAGGGGTCGAATGACGTTGCCATCGCTAACCCGCAGTCGGGCAATAGCGCCTATGGTGGCCTGGACGGCAACCCCAACACGCTGTTCGATAATTTTGCGGTGACATATCTGACGCCTTTCCAATATCGGTTCAGCCTCGATTTCCTGTCCTTTTCGGCGGCCACTACGTATAAGTTCGATAACAATAACTCGATCTACGTCCGCTATTCGCAAGGCAAGAAGGCGCCGGACTTCGGCTTCTTCACCGCCTACGATACGCTGCCTGAGTTGCAGAACGTGGTGCCGATCCCGCAGAAGATCCAGCAGATCGAAGCAGGCTATCGTTTCCGGCAGGGGCCGTTGCGCGCGACATTGACGCCGTTTTACAGCAAGCTCAGCAACGTCGGGACCACCGCCTTCGGGACCAATGTCGATGGCACTTCCTACGTGCCGGCGCCGCTTTTGTCCTCGACAAAGACTTATGGTGTTGAACTGGAGGCGGACGCCAATTTGATCGAGAGCCTCAACCTTCGCGTTGCGCTAACACTGCAGGATTCGAAGTCAAAGGGGTTCGCGACCTATAATTTCGGCGCGCCTGGCCCCCAAGACGACACAATCGTGGCGGTGCCTGACGGCAAGGCGGATAACGCCGCGAAAATCATGTCCACATCCACGTTGCGATATACCCCTAACGAGGCCTTCTCGACCTTCGTGACATGGCGCTATCTGGGCAAGCGCCCGGCCAATCGGTACAATGCTTTCAATCTGCCCGCTTATCATGAGGTGGACCTAGGCATGAACTGGAACCTGACTGAAAATATCAGCGTCGGCGCCAATGTGAACAACGTGTTCAACTCGAAGGGCGTGCTGTCCTGGGCGCCGTCGGGCGCCCTGCTCGCCGCGCTCAACCGGCAGAATCTGACGCCCGCGCAGGTTGCTGCTAACCCGACCGCGCCGTTCAATATCTTGTTGAACCAGGCACGATCGTTCTTCCTCACGCTTGGGGCGAAGTTCTGA
- a CDS encoding MFS transporter yields the protein MKHAASSEPWKAEAVDVAALIDGSATSRLQIAVVLLAALSIILDGFDGQLFGFALPVLIAEWDVPKADFAPVVAMGLLGMAVGSGVAGYAADLFGRRLAIVGSILTFGLATIAIGFSADIVMVGALRFIAGLGIGGALPTSTTMAAEFMPARNRTVAVTATIVCVPVGGMFAGIFASQILPAYGWTALFHIGGAIPVFFALVLFMLMPESPRWLARCRPGSPELARLLARCGHGFRSDIVFVDGDETSSVRDGGGLRAIVAEGRAGSSYALWTAFFLTLLSVYLVFSWLPTLLSSEGLDVAQASAGLTLYNLGGIFGALTCAFAIKRFGSRWPLVFCCAGAAGSALLLSVTNIVAAPLILTIGIAINGLFVNAVQSTMYAVSANLYPTHVRASGTAVALIIGRMGAIASAFAGAAVIATGGGKPYFMLIVIAMLGSLFALLILRKHISAPTPLGRRSS from the coding sequence ATGAAGCATGCCGCTTCGTCCGAACCGTGGAAAGCAGAGGCTGTCGACGTGGCGGCGCTGATCGACGGCAGTGCGACAAGCCGACTGCAGATCGCGGTCGTGCTGCTGGCCGCCCTCTCAATCATCCTCGACGGCTTCGATGGCCAGCTGTTCGGTTTCGCTTTGCCGGTGCTTATCGCCGAATGGGATGTACCCAAGGCGGACTTTGCTCCGGTCGTGGCCATGGGGCTTTTGGGTATGGCGGTCGGCAGTGGCGTTGCCGGTTATGCCGCGGACCTATTCGGCAGGCGACTCGCGATCGTTGGTTCGATCCTGACCTTCGGCTTGGCGACAATTGCCATCGGCTTTTCGGCCGACATCGTAATGGTCGGCGCGCTGCGCTTTATCGCAGGTCTGGGCATCGGCGGCGCGTTACCGACATCGACAACCATGGCGGCGGAATTCATGCCCGCCCGCAACCGGACGGTGGCGGTCACGGCGACGATCGTATGCGTTCCCGTCGGCGGCATGTTCGCGGGCATCTTCGCGTCCCAGATCCTGCCTGCTTACGGGTGGACCGCACTGTTCCACATTGGCGGGGCGATCCCGGTCTTCTTTGCGCTGGTTCTCTTCATGCTCATGCCGGAATCCCCGCGCTGGCTCGCGCGGTGTCGACCGGGGTCGCCTGAACTGGCGCGATTGCTTGCGCGTTGCGGCCATGGGTTCCGCAGCGATATCGTCTTTGTCGACGGCGACGAAACATCGTCGGTGCGGGATGGTGGAGGTTTGCGGGCGATCGTTGCGGAAGGTCGTGCAGGCAGCAGCTATGCGCTTTGGACAGCATTCTTTCTCACGCTGCTCTCTGTCTATCTGGTTTTTAGCTGGTTGCCGACCTTGTTGAGCAGCGAGGGGCTGGACGTGGCCCAGGCTTCTGCGGGGCTCACCCTCTATAATCTCGGGGGGATTTTTGGGGCGCTGACCTGCGCATTTGCGATCAAGCGCTTCGGATCCCGCTGGCCGCTGGTGTTCTGCTGCGCGGGCGCTGCGGGCAGCGCCTTGCTCCTCTCGGTGACGAATATCGTTGCTGCCCCACTCATTCTGACCATTGGCATCGCCATAAATGGTCTTTTCGTGAACGCCGTTCAGTCCACCATGTATGCCGTTTCCGCCAACCTATATCCCACGCATGTCCGCGCCAGCGGGACCGCCGTCGCGCTGATCATCGGACGTATGGGGGCGATCGCCAGTGCCTTTGCCGGCGCGGCGGTGATCGCGACCGGCGGTGGCAAACCTTATTTCATGCTCATTGTGATTGCGATGCTCGGCTCGCTGTTCGCCCTGTTGATCCTGCGAAAACATATCTCCGCGCCAACGCCGCTCGGCCGCCGTAGCAGCTAG
- a CDS encoding DUF6088 family protein, producing MRGPGLDLKSAISSRMVSGGVPSVWTPQDFLDLGSRDAVDQALHRLTRNGDIRRIARGLYDKPKLNPLTGKSTHPDPRAVVDALARRDQARILVDGVTAANDLGLSDAVPARIVVHTDARLKPITLGNLKIDFKTTAPSRLHWAGRPAMRVVQALHWLHDAGGDTDPAVAKRLRTIFAHPDHGADIVNDLQADMLTLPLWMQNILRDTIPVTSSADRLKTKRA from the coding sequence ATGCGCGGGCCGGGTCTCGATCTCAAAAGTGCCATATCAAGCCGGATGGTCTCCGGAGGCGTGCCTTCAGTCTGGACGCCGCAGGACTTTCTCGATCTCGGCTCTCGCGACGCCGTCGATCAGGCGCTCCATCGACTGACCCGCAATGGCGACATTCGCAGGATTGCCCGTGGCCTCTATGACAAGCCCAAACTCAACCCCCTCACGGGCAAGTCCACGCACCCCGATCCGCGCGCCGTCGTCGATGCGCTGGCTCGCCGGGACCAAGCCCGTATCCTCGTCGATGGCGTAACCGCGGCCAACGATCTAGGACTCTCCGATGCCGTCCCGGCTCGCATCGTCGTCCATACCGATGCAAGATTGAAGCCCATTACGCTCGGCAACCTCAAGATCGATTTCAAAACCACTGCGCCAAGTCGGCTTCACTGGGCTGGGCGGCCAGCGATGCGTGTCGTTCAGGCCCTGCATTGGTTGCACGACGCCGGGGGCGACACCGATCCGGCTGTTGCCAAGCGCCTGCGCACCATCTTCGCCCACCCTGATCACGGCGCCGACATCGTCAACGACCTCCAGGCCGATATGCTGACGCTCCCGCTCTGGATGCAGAATATCCTGCGCGATACGATACCGGTTACCTCGTCAGCTGACCGCCTGAAGACCAAGCGAGCATGA
- a CDS encoding NAD-dependent succinate-semialdehyde dehydrogenase, with protein sequence MTIALADPSLLRDQCLVDGRWIGTPAIPVTDPASSEEIAAVPDMDGRETQAAIAAAKAALPEWRGRTAGERARILRRWFDLLMIHQDDLAMILTREQGKALAEARGEIAYAASFVEWFAEEAKRVYGEIIPSHRADSRIIVIRQPVGVVAAITPWNFPAAMITRKAAPALAAGCTMILKPATQTPLTALALGVLAERAGVPAGVFNIVTGSSRIIGAELTDSPDVRKLSFTGSTEVGKTLMAQCAPTMKKLSMELGGNAPFLVFDDADLDAAVEGAIASKYRNSGQTCVCVNRIFVQRGIFDDFLTKLKTAVEKLKVGPGTETGVNQGPLIDDKAVEKVEEHVADALAKGGRLVMGGQRHPLGRSFYQPTIIAGCTPDMTLAQEETFGPLAALFIFDSEDEAVTLANETDVGLAGYFYTRDLARAWRVAEALEVGMVGINTGLISTEVAPFGGIKESGMGREGSRHGIEDYTEIKYMCMSGI encoded by the coding sequence ATGACCATTGCCCTTGCCGATCCATCCCTGCTGCGGGACCAGTGCCTGGTTGACGGCCGCTGGATCGGTACGCCGGCCATTCCAGTGACCGATCCCGCCAGCAGCGAGGAGATCGCCGCCGTTCCAGATATGGATGGCCGGGAAACGCAGGCGGCCATTGCCGCCGCGAAGGCCGCACTGCCCGAATGGCGTGGCAGGACGGCGGGCGAACGCGCCCGCATCCTGCGACGCTGGTTCGATCTGTTGATGATCCACCAGGATGATCTGGCGATGATCCTGACGCGCGAGCAAGGCAAGGCGCTGGCGGAGGCAAGGGGAGAAATTGCCTATGCCGCCAGCTTTGTCGAATGGTTCGCGGAGGAAGCCAAGCGCGTTTATGGCGAAATCATTCCGAGCCATCGCGCGGACAGCCGCATCATTGTCATCCGGCAACCCGTCGGCGTGGTTGCGGCGATCACGCCCTGGAACTTCCCGGCGGCGATGATTACCCGCAAGGCTGCGCCCGCATTGGCGGCCGGCTGCACCATGATACTCAAGCCTGCCACACAGACGCCGCTGACCGCATTGGCGCTGGGCGTGCTCGCCGAAAGGGCAGGGGTGCCGGCCGGTGTCTTCAATATCGTTACGGGATCGTCACGAATTATCGGCGCGGAACTGACCGACAGTCCCGACGTCCGCAAGCTGAGTTTCACCGGTTCGACGGAGGTCGGCAAAACGCTGATGGCGCAATGCGCGCCGACGATGAAGAAGCTGTCGATGGAACTGGGCGGCAACGCGCCCTTTCTGGTCTTTGACGACGCCGACCTTGATGCGGCGGTCGAGGGAGCGATCGCGTCCAAATATCGCAACAGCGGCCAGACCTGCGTCTGCGTCAACCGCATCTTCGTCCAGCGGGGCATATTCGACGATTTCCTGACGAAGCTGAAAACCGCCGTCGAGAAGCTGAAGGTGGGGCCGGGCACGGAAACCGGGGTCAACCAGGGGCCGCTGATCGACGACAAGGCGGTGGAGAAGGTCGAGGAACATGTCGCCGACGCACTCGCCAAGGGTGGCCGACTGGTGATGGGCGGCCAGCGCCATCCGCTGGGCCGGAGCTTCTATCAGCCGACGATCATCGCGGGGTGCACGCCCGACATGACGCTGGCGCAGGAGGAGACATTCGGGCCGCTGGCGGCGCTCTTCATCTTTGACAGCGAGGACGAGGCCGTCACGCTCGCCAATGAAACCGATGTGGGTCTGGCCGGCTATTTCTACACGCGCGATCTGGCGCGGGCCTGGCGCGTGGCGGAAGCACTGGAGGTGGGCATGGTGGGGATCAATACCGGGCTCATCTCGACCGAGGTTGCGCCCTTTGGCGGGATCAAGGAATCGGGCATGGGGCGCGAAGGATCGCGTCACGGGATTGAGGATTATACCGAGATCAAATATATGTGCATGTCCGGCATCTAG
- a CDS encoding replication initiator protein A, with protein sequence MVAAPSETELKTALKERKVQFEMFFTLPDFSDISLRDYQETMQRPFFSLSKRKRVKPIDYVSPDRTVTVQVLPNSAYGMATIWDADIMIYLASHLNELRERGTNDISPAIRLQPGDLLKRICWGTSGRAYERLVSALDRLQATTIKTNIRANAKSRETTFSWIDSYTHLVDERSQRSLGMEITLSKWFFDGVMDKRNVLSISPLYFEITSGLGKWLYRASRKHAGGNGADGFTIGFETLHQKSGSESSYPVFKRKLLDLARGNELPDISLEVIDSDNAKPKLKMVMRRYLDEANRRKRAERAPSPTPPDNGERSDHTSEELVEPHLALGLISQLSQGLRVGEREQPSVSRAHSIRPARASAGRDSAIKILDRDIYEAIRTDFPGWDYDELMRRFDAFLGANPHELPRNYSKRFYGFVKEHHRRNKYRL encoded by the coding sequence ATGGTAGCGGCACCCAGTGAGACGGAACTGAAGACGGCGCTCAAGGAGCGCAAGGTCCAGTTCGAGATGTTCTTCACCCTGCCTGATTTCAGCGATATTTCGCTGCGCGACTATCAGGAGACGATGCAGCGTCCCTTCTTCAGTCTGTCCAAGCGCAAGCGCGTCAAGCCCATCGATTATGTCAGTCCCGACCGCACCGTCACCGTGCAGGTGCTGCCCAATTCGGCCTATGGCATGGCGACGATCTGGGATGCGGACATCATGATCTATCTCGCATCACATTTGAACGAGTTGCGTGAACGCGGGACGAATGACATTTCCCCTGCCATTCGATTGCAGCCCGGCGACCTTCTCAAACGCATCTGTTGGGGCACCAGTGGCCGGGCTTATGAACGGCTGGTCAGCGCGCTTGACCGGCTGCAGGCCACGACGATCAAGACCAATATCCGTGCCAATGCGAAAAGCCGGGAAACCACTTTCTCCTGGATCGACAGCTATACGCATCTGGTGGACGAGCGGTCGCAGCGGTCGCTGGGCATGGAGATCACCCTGTCCAAATGGTTCTTCGACGGGGTGATGGACAAGCGCAACGTGCTATCGATTTCACCCCTCTATTTCGAGATTACGAGCGGCCTTGGCAAATGGCTCTATCGGGCGTCGCGCAAACATGCGGGCGGCAATGGCGCCGACGGGTTCACCATCGGGTTTGAAACGCTGCACCAGAAGAGCGGAAGCGAAAGCAGCTATCCGGTGTTCAAACGCAAGCTGCTCGACCTGGCGCGGGGGAATGAGCTACCGGATATCAGCCTGGAGGTTATCGACAGCGATAATGCCAAGCCGAAGCTCAAGATGGTCATGCGCCGCTATCTGGACGAGGCCAATCGTCGGAAGCGTGCGGAACGGGCGCCCTCCCCTACTCCGCCGGATAATGGCGAACGATCCGATCACACGTCGGAGGAACTGGTCGAGCCGCACCTTGCCCTTGGTCTGATTTCACAATTATCGCAGGGTTTGCGTGTCGGTGAGAGAGAGCAGCCATCCGTTTCACGAGCGCATAGCATCCGCCCTGCCCGCGCCTCCGCCGGGCGGGACAGTGCGATCAAGATTCTCGATCGCGATATTTATGAAGCGATTCGCACCGATTTTCCCGGATGGGACTATGATGAATTGATGCGGCGTTTCGATGCCTTCCTTGGCGCCAATCCGCATGAGCTACCGCGTAACTATTCCAAGCGCTTCTACGGGTTCGTCAAGGAACATCATCGCCGGAACAAATATCGGCTTTGA
- a CDS encoding ParB/RepB/Spo0J family partition protein, which yields MSRRSLISEALASVPNEPTANVVPAAELASAARPNFTNKRLEAFGEAARIVKRPTIRLKPAECSIWPGNARDHSLLDEHRLRSLIDSILAESGNRVPAVVRRTPNGPLPYELVTGTRRHWAISWLNANHYPDIDLIAIIEDLDDEAAFRLADIENREREDISDLERGLNYKAAVDSYYGGVQLRMAERLKISKSQLSRYIALTEIPPFLVSAFHSPMDLQAKYAEKLLPLLRDPANRTKLEAAADQIASEQSFRRSGDEQPISGAEVMTRLVQATLAKGRVQKAAIAAAGGASIGQVEKDQQKILTLSLAPSGLSTDEILEALRPVIEQAKIRSARRR from the coding sequence ATGAGCCGGCGTTCGCTGATTAGCGAAGCATTGGCTTCGGTCCCGAACGAGCCGACCGCCAATGTCGTGCCTGCCGCCGAATTGGCAAGCGCGGCGCGCCCGAACTTCACCAACAAGCGGCTTGAAGCCTTTGGCGAGGCCGCGCGGATCGTGAAGCGTCCGACGATAAGGTTGAAGCCGGCGGAATGTTCGATCTGGCCGGGCAATGCGCGCGATCACTCGCTGCTTGACGAGCATCGGTTGCGCAGCCTGATCGATTCCATCCTTGCGGAAAGCGGCAATCGCGTGCCTGCGGTGGTGCGGCGCACGCCCAATGGTCCCCTGCCCTATGAACTGGTCACGGGGACGCGGCGGCATTGGGCCATTTCCTGGCTCAACGCCAATCATTATCCCGACATAGACCTTATCGCGATCATCGAGGATCTCGACGATGAAGCGGCTTTTCGCCTGGCTGACATCGAGAATCGCGAGCGCGAGGATATTTCCGATCTGGAACGCGGCCTCAACTACAAGGCGGCGGTCGACAGCTATTATGGCGGCGTGCAACTGCGCATGGCCGAGCGGCTGAAAATCTCCAAGTCGCAATTATCGCGCTACATCGCGTTGACCGAAATCCCGCCCTTCCTGGTGAGCGCTTTCCATTCGCCGATGGATTTGCAGGCGAAATATGCGGAGAAGCTGCTGCCCTTGCTGCGCGATCCGGCAAATCGCACGAAGCTTGAGGCGGCGGCGGATCAGATTGCCTCTGAGCAGAGTTTTCGTCGTTCGGGCGACGAACAGCCGATCAGCGGCGCGGAAGTGATGACGCGGCTGGTCCAGGCGACCCTTGCCAAGGGCCGGGTTCAGAAGGCTGCGATTGCTGCGGCGGGAGGCGCTTCGATCGGTCAGGTTGAGAAGGATCAGCAGAAGATATTGACGCTGTCGCTGGCGCCGAGCGGCCTGTCGACGGACGAGATATTGGAGGCGCTGCGCCCGGTGATCGAGCAGGCGAAGATTCGCAGCGCCCGGCGGCGGTGA
- a CDS encoding AAA family ATPase → MSFTVNTLRNVTTACQQMRDHIKTIVFRPDSRKTLDISFGPTVAAELIGRTPEALAKAEAKGRLPQPKQLPNGRRYYTLEDLTHIRSALGIHVGKQPDEDAVVLAVQNFKGGVGKSTITKHLADYLALHGYRVLVIDCDPQASTTTMFDIQPETLIDDEETLGAFLSPRSTFSDFSRTIRDTPWPTIKIVPSSLGLQDAEWDLTSTLREGGQAVRESLQALRIGIASVTKDFDVILLDPPPAMGFLGLNVMAAATGLLIPVPARQLDYLSTIHFMDTIADNIEILEQNGTPVNYGFIRVVCSTFSPSKPGENDMWRIMQATYAGLLLGQPILASEEIKNATQAFRSIYESKPSASHQTYMRCRENLDAVFGEVEQQIRQQWPSTSLTSDVSVAA, encoded by the coding sequence ATGTCCTTTACCGTCAACACTTTACGCAATGTCACCACCGCCTGCCAGCAGATGCGTGATCATATCAAGACGATCGTGTTCCGGCCCGATAGTCGCAAAACGCTCGATATCAGTTTCGGACCGACCGTTGCAGCGGAACTGATCGGTCGCACACCGGAGGCGCTTGCCAAGGCGGAAGCCAAGGGCCGCCTGCCGCAACCCAAGCAGCTTCCCAACGGCCGTCGTTACTATACGCTCGAAGACCTGACCCATATCCGCAGCGCCCTGGGCATCCATGTCGGCAAGCAGCCGGACGAAGATGCCGTCGTGCTGGCGGTACAGAATTTCAAGGGCGGCGTCGGCAAGAGCACTATCACCAAGCATCTTGCGGACTATCTGGCATTGCATGGCTATCGGGTGCTCGTCATCGATTGCGATCCGCAGGCATCGACCACCACTATGTTCGACATCCAGCCGGAGACGCTGATCGACGACGAGGAGACCCTGGGCGCATTTCTGTCCCCACGGAGCACATTCAGCGATTTTTCCCGCACCATTCGCGACACACCCTGGCCCACGATCAAGATCGTGCCGTCGAGCCTGGGCCTTCAGGATGCGGAATGGGATCTGACCTCCACCCTGCGCGAGGGCGGGCAAGCCGTGCGCGAAAGCCTGCAGGCGCTGCGCATCGGTATCGCCAGCGTTACCAAGGACTTCGATGTCATCCTGCTCGATCCGCCGCCAGCGATGGGCTTCCTCGGTCTCAATGTCATGGCGGCCGCGACCGGGCTGTTGATTCCAGTGCCGGCGCGACAACTCGACTATCTGTCGACCATCCATTTCATGGATACAATCGCCGATAATATCGAAATTCTCGAACAGAATGGCACGCCGGTCAATTACGGCTTCATTCGCGTCGTCTGTTCCACTTTTTCGCCCAGCAAACCGGGGGAGAATGACATGTGGCGCATCATGCAGGCGACCTATGCGGGATTGTTGCTGGGGCAGCCGATCTTGGCATCGGAAGAGATCAAGAATGCGACCCAGGCTTTCCGGTCCATCTATGAATCCAAGCCGTCGGCCTCTCACCAGACCTATATGCGATGCCGCGAGAATCTGGATGCGGTCTTTGGCGAAGTCGAACAGCAGATCCGCCAGCAATGGCCATCGACCAGTCTGACTTCTGATGTGAGTGTAGCGGCATGA